Proteins encoded by one window of Tunturibacter psychrotolerans:
- a CDS encoding cytochrome P450 yields MTAVALDIRAGRSPRYPAGPSFLPRFFSGRMFRQNAIESMGESARLYGDLVHYTIFGRHIYQLNHPELIEDLLVRDANKHHRGIVMQRAKIVLGDGLLTSEEPLHMRQRRLAQPAFLRQRIAAYGEVIGKNAAAISQGWRSGSVHDVHGDMLELALRIVGKCLFDLDVQSQQEVKKVSAAVDAFMGFLPLAILPFSEQIQRLPLPAMKRIRKGQADLDAIIYGMIAERRRAPGDRGDLLSMLLEAVDTEGSTGRMSDQQVHDECLTIMLAGHETTANALSFALWLMAKHPEMQARVHEEAREVLGDRAATADDYGRLPYATQLFSETLRLYPPVWVIARTCFQPYEIEGYAIPKGAILLASQFVVHRDSRFYPDPLRFDPERFAKDGAKSRPRFAFFPFAAGSRQCIGEGLAWMEGVLSVATIARDWRLTPPQGAGEEIVLNPAISLRPKFGVPLVVERRANVV; encoded by the coding sequence ATGACCGCAGTTGCTCTTGATATTCGCGCTGGGCGGTCACCGAGATATCCTGCGGGGCCTTCGTTTCTGCCGCGGTTTTTTTCTGGCCGGATGTTTCGTCAGAATGCGATTGAGTCGATGGGTGAATCGGCGCGGCTCTATGGCGATCTGGTGCACTACACCATCTTCGGGCGGCACATTTATCAGTTGAATCATCCTGAACTGATCGAAGACCTCCTTGTCAGAGATGCGAACAAGCATCATCGTGGGATCGTGATGCAGCGGGCGAAGATCGTTCTTGGCGATGGTTTGCTTACGAGCGAAGAACCTCTGCATATGCGCCAGCGACGACTTGCGCAGCCGGCGTTTTTGCGACAACGCATTGCGGCCTATGGTGAGGTGATTGGGAAGAACGCGGCTGCGATCTCGCAGGGTTGGAGATCGGGGTCAGTCCATGATGTACATGGAGACATGCTTGAACTGGCGCTGCGGATTGTAGGGAAGTGCCTGTTCGATCTTGATGTGCAATCGCAACAAGAGGTGAAGAAGGTTTCGGCAGCGGTTGACGCGTTTATGGGATTTCTTCCTCTTGCGATCCTGCCGTTCTCGGAACAGATTCAGCGACTGCCGCTGCCGGCGATGAAGCGGATTCGTAAGGGGCAGGCGGATCTTGATGCGATTATCTACGGAATGATTGCGGAGCGCCGCCGGGCGCCGGGGGATCGGGGCGATCTTCTTTCGATGCTGCTGGAAGCGGTGGATACTGAAGGCTCGACTGGGCGAATGTCGGACCAACAGGTGCATGATGAGTGTTTGACGATCATGCTGGCTGGACATGAGACGACTGCAAATGCGTTGAGCTTTGCGCTCTGGCTGATGGCGAAGCATCCAGAGATGCAGGCGCGTGTGCATGAAGAGGCGCGTGAGGTGCTGGGTGATCGCGCGGCTACGGCGGATGACTACGGACGCTTGCCGTATGCGACGCAACTGTTTTCGGAGACGTTGCGGCTCTATCCGCCGGTCTGGGTGATTGCCCGGACCTGCTTTCAGCCTTATGAGATTGAGGGCTATGCAATTCCGAAGGGAGCTATTCTGCTGGCGTCGCAGTTTGTCGTGCATCGCGATTCGCGCTTTTATCCTGATCCACTGCGGTTCGATCCTGAACGATTCGCGAAGGACGGTGCGAAGTCGCGGCCTCGATTTGCGTTTTTTCCGTTTGCTGCGGGCAGCCGCCAGTGCATCGGCGAAGGGCTGGCGTGGATGGAGGGAGTGTTGTCTGTGGCTACGATAGCGCGGGACTGGCGGCTGACTCCTCCGCAGGGAGCGGGGGAGGAGATTGTGCTCAATCCGGCGATCAGCCTCCGGCCGAAGTTTGGAGTTCCACTTGTTGTCGAACGGCGGGCTAATGTCGTTTGA
- a CDS encoding DoxX family membrane protein, which translates to MVDELKLRNEHLGYALLRAVVGVNLMMHGVSRMISGPGEFAAKLVMKFEHAPLPAWSVWVFGLMLPATEGLLGLLILVGLRTRAALVAASLLIMLLTFGSTLSQDWDSTGTQLTYALVYSVLIFLHQHDGWSIDAWIKRH; encoded by the coding sequence ATGGTCGATGAACTAAAGCTTCGTAATGAGCACTTGGGCTATGCCTTACTGCGCGCAGTCGTCGGTGTAAATCTCATGATGCACGGCGTAAGCCGCATGATCTCAGGCCCCGGAGAATTCGCAGCGAAGCTGGTCATGAAGTTCGAACACGCTCCACTCCCCGCCTGGAGTGTCTGGGTCTTCGGCTTGATGCTGCCGGCGACCGAAGGCCTCCTGGGGCTATTGATTCTTGTCGGCCTCAGAACCCGCGCAGCACTCGTCGCAGCGAGCCTTCTCATCATGCTGCTCACCTTCGGCTCCACGCTCTCACAAGATTGGGATTCCACCGGAACTCAACTTACCTACGCTTTGGTGTACTCCGTATTGATCTTCCTTCACCAGCACGACGGATGGTCCATCGACGCGTGGATCAAACGACATTAG
- a CDS encoding ABC transporter ATP-binding protein yields MHGTATEPFLYLAHVNVARGENVVLHDINLSVNAGEHIAILGPNGCGKSTLIKTITCECYPMVQPETKVRIFGRERWDLTELKKRLGVVSAELPGKQTLQTTGRDAVITGFFSSSTLWPNLVVTDAMRVHAEEVLEQVDALEFAEKKVGEMSAGQQRRIMIGRALVGSAGMLLLDEPSNALDLAAQAELRGLLRRLAQQGTGIMLITHHIADIPPEIDRILMMRDGRIIADGAKEELLTAERLSELFRTEVQLTEKDGFRHAW; encoded by the coding sequence ATGCACGGGACGGCAACGGAACCATTTCTTTACCTCGCTCATGTCAATGTAGCTCGTGGAGAGAATGTCGTTCTTCACGATATCAATCTTTCGGTAAACGCCGGGGAGCACATCGCTATTCTGGGTCCGAATGGTTGCGGGAAATCGACGTTGATCAAGACGATTACGTGTGAGTGTTATCCGATGGTGCAGCCGGAGACGAAGGTGAGGATCTTCGGGCGGGAGCGGTGGGATCTGACGGAGTTGAAGAAGCGGCTGGGCGTCGTGTCGGCGGAGTTGCCGGGGAAGCAGACGTTGCAGACTACGGGCCGAGATGCAGTGATTACCGGTTTTTTTTCGAGCAGTACGCTGTGGCCGAATCTTGTAGTGACAGACGCGATGCGGGTGCATGCGGAGGAGGTTTTGGAGCAGGTTGATGCGTTGGAGTTTGCGGAGAAAAAGGTGGGGGAGATGTCGGCGGGGCAGCAGAGGCGCATCATGATTGGACGGGCGCTGGTGGGGTCAGCGGGGATGCTGCTGCTGGATGAGCCTTCGAACGCGCTCGATTTGGCGGCGCAGGCGGAGTTGAGAGGGTTGCTGCGAAGGCTGGCGCAGCAGGGGACTGGGATCATGCTGATCACGCACCATATTGCGGATATTCCGCCGGAGATCGACCGGATTTTGATGATGCGGGATGGGCGGATTATTGCGGATGGGGCGAAGGAGGAGTTGTTGACGGCGGAGCGGCTCAGTGAGTTATTTCGGACTGAGGTGCAGCTGACGGAGAAGGATGGTTTCCGTCATGCCTGGTGA
- a CDS encoding GNAT family N-acetyltransferase, with protein MSVSESTSTSRPRVGGAAVRKAKLPDAIAIFDLVNSLSGDGTLLRRNYAEICENIRDFAVAESESGVFLGCGALHLYGPHLAEVRSIVVKPEAKGQGAGGRLLRALLEEAEEQKVTAVCLFTRIPDFFFHFGFRVVDRTTLPDKIYKDCQTCPRLYACDEVAMVRGPLPKIAVLGPSRIAQPELVKLQTGVIPHAD; from the coding sequence ATGTCCGTCAGTGAGTCCACCTCCACCTCACGTCCTCGCGTAGGCGGCGCCGCCGTGCGCAAGGCAAAGCTGCCCGACGCCATCGCCATCTTCGACCTCGTCAACTCCCTCTCAGGTGACGGCACCCTCCTCCGCCGCAACTATGCCGAGATCTGCGAAAACATCCGCGACTTCGCCGTAGCCGAATCCGAATCCGGAGTCTTCCTCGGTTGCGGAGCCCTCCACCTCTACGGCCCGCACCTAGCCGAAGTCCGCTCGATCGTCGTCAAGCCCGAAGCCAAAGGCCAGGGCGCAGGAGGCCGTCTCCTCCGCGCCCTCCTCGAAGAAGCCGAAGAGCAAAAGGTCACCGCCGTCTGCCTCTTCACCCGCATCCCAGACTTCTTCTTCCACTTCGGCTTCCGCGTAGTCGATCGCACCACGCTCCCCGACAAGATCTACAAAGACTGCCAGACCTGCCCGCGCCTTTACGCCTGCGACGAAGTCGCCATGGTCCGCGGGCCCCTACCAAAAATCGCAGTCCTCGGCCCCAGCCGCATCGCCCAGCCCGAGCTAGTCAAGCTCCAGACCGGCGTAATCCCCCACGCTGACTGA
- the argH gene encoding argininosuccinate lyase — translation MSNQPNPSKMWSGRFREPLDATFESWQRSFPFDWRLVPYEVEASIAHARAIEVAGILTSEELLQMEEGLRAVAKQQAEQGEAIVTANPQAEDVHHYVELELTKQIGDLALKLHTGRSRNEQIATDMRLFVREAIDNTLTGLTAWSKSLIGLAETAGEATMPSYTHLQRAEPVLVAHWLLAYVTMIERDASRLTDARKRMNLCPLGSGAVAGATLALDRTIAARALNFDAPTPNSMDATSDRDFALEFTQAIATLGIHISRFAEELTLYSTAEFGFLDLSERFSTGSSAMPQKKNPDLTELIRGKSGRLLGAAITLSTLIKGLPLAYNKDLQEGQEPVFDAADTIAGILSVLPAFTASLKFRFDTMKTAAHSGYLNAMAAATYLTDKGIPFRKAHEHIGNAVRLGLETQRELQQLTLDELRAICPQFGEDFFSAVTLEATLDCHDVIGGTARHRVASALAAAKSRAT, via the coding sequence ATGTCCAACCAACCCAATCCAAGCAAAATGTGGTCCGGCCGCTTCCGCGAACCACTCGACGCCACCTTCGAATCCTGGCAGCGCTCCTTCCCCTTCGACTGGCGCCTGGTTCCCTACGAAGTAGAAGCCAGCATAGCCCACGCCCGAGCCATCGAAGTCGCCGGCATCCTCACCAGCGAAGAACTCCTGCAAATGGAAGAAGGACTCCGCGCCGTAGCCAAGCAGCAGGCCGAGCAAGGCGAAGCCATCGTCACCGCGAACCCCCAGGCCGAAGACGTCCACCACTACGTCGAGCTCGAACTCACCAAACAAATCGGCGACCTCGCCCTCAAGCTCCACACCGGCCGCAGCCGCAACGAGCAGATCGCCACCGACATGCGCCTCTTCGTCCGCGAAGCCATCGACAACACACTCACAGGCCTCACCGCATGGAGCAAATCCCTCATCGGCCTCGCCGAAACCGCAGGCGAAGCCACCATGCCCTCCTACACCCACCTCCAGCGCGCCGAACCCGTCCTCGTGGCCCACTGGCTCTTAGCCTATGTGACGATGATCGAGCGCGACGCCAGCCGTCTCACCGACGCCCGCAAGCGCATGAACCTCTGCCCCCTCGGCTCCGGCGCAGTCGCAGGAGCAACCCTCGCCCTCGACCGCACCATCGCCGCCCGCGCCCTCAACTTCGATGCCCCCACGCCCAACAGCATGGACGCAACCAGCGACCGCGACTTCGCCCTCGAGTTCACCCAAGCCATCGCCACACTCGGCATTCACATCTCCCGCTTCGCCGAAGAGCTCACCCTCTACTCCACCGCAGAGTTCGGATTCCTCGACCTTTCCGAGCGCTTCTCCACAGGCTCCAGCGCGATGCCGCAGAAGAAGAACCCAGACCTTACCGAGCTTATCCGAGGAAAATCAGGACGCCTCCTCGGAGCAGCCATAACACTATCCACCCTCATCAAAGGCCTCCCCCTCGCCTACAACAAAGACCTGCAGGAAGGCCAGGAGCCAGTCTTCGACGCAGCCGACACCATCGCCGGAATCCTAAGCGTCCTCCCAGCCTTCACTGCATCCCTAAAATTCCGCTTTGACACCATGAAGACCGCAGCCCACTCCGGCTACCTCAACGCCATGGCCGCCGCCACTTACCTCACCGACAAGGGCATCCCCTTCCGCAAAGCCCACGAGCACATCGGCAACGCCGTGCGCCTAGGCCTCGAAACCCAACGCGAACTCCAGCAACTCACCCTGGACGAACTCCGCGCCATCTGCCCCCAATTCGGCGAAGACTTCTTCTCCGCCGTCACCCTGGAAGCCACCCTCGACTGCCACGACGTCATCGGCGGCACAGCCCGCCACCGCGTAGCGTCAGCCCTGGCTGCAGCCAAATCCCGTGCAACATAG
- the argG gene encoding argininosuccinate synthase has product MSVILETLPLGQKVGIAFSGGLDTSAALHWMKQKGALPYAYTANLGQPDEADYDEIPRKALEYGAEKARLIDCRAPLVREGIAALQSGAFHITTAGVTYFNTTPIGRAVTGTMLVTAMKEDDVNIWGDGSTFKGNDIERFYRYGLLVNPDLKVYKPWLDPTFIDELGGRAEMSAFMTKAGFGYKMSAEKAYSTDSNILGATHEAKDLELLATSMKIVAPIMGTAFWRDDVAIKPEEITIRFEEGFPVALNGKELSDPVALMLEANAIGGRHGLGMSDQIENRIIEAKSRGIYESPGLALLFIAYERLITGIHNEDTIEQYRDNGRKLGRLLYQGRWFDPQAIMLREAAQRWVAKPVTGEVTIELRRGNDYSILNTASPNLTFHPERLTMEKGESTFSPRDRIGQLTMRNLDITDTRAKLITYAQSGLITLSKGSEMPQLTTTAEPKK; this is encoded by the coding sequence ATGTCCGTAATCCTAGAAACCCTGCCCCTCGGCCAAAAAGTCGGCATAGCCTTCTCCGGCGGCCTCGACACCAGCGCCGCGCTCCACTGGATGAAGCAAAAAGGCGCCCTCCCCTACGCCTACACCGCCAACCTCGGCCAGCCCGACGAAGCCGACTACGACGAGATCCCCCGCAAAGCCCTCGAGTACGGCGCCGAAAAAGCCCGCCTCATCGACTGCCGCGCCCCGCTCGTGCGCGAAGGCATCGCCGCCCTCCAATCCGGCGCCTTCCACATCACCACTGCCGGCGTCACCTACTTCAACACCACCCCCATCGGCCGAGCCGTCACCGGCACCATGCTCGTCACCGCCATGAAGGAAGACGACGTCAACATCTGGGGCGACGGCTCCACCTTCAAAGGCAACGACATCGAGCGCTTCTACCGCTACGGCCTCCTCGTCAACCCCGACCTCAAAGTCTACAAGCCCTGGCTCGACCCCACCTTCATCGACGAGCTAGGCGGCCGCGCCGAGATGTCCGCCTTCATGACCAAGGCCGGCTTCGGCTACAAGATGTCCGCCGAAAAAGCCTACTCCACCGACTCCAACATCCTCGGCGCAACCCACGAAGCCAAGGACCTCGAGCTCCTCGCCACCAGCATGAAGATCGTCGCCCCCATCATGGGCACCGCCTTCTGGCGCGACGACGTGGCCATCAAACCCGAAGAGATCACCATCCGCTTCGAAGAAGGCTTCCCCGTAGCCCTCAACGGCAAAGAGCTCTCCGACCCCGTAGCCCTCATGCTCGAAGCCAACGCGATCGGCGGCCGCCACGGCCTCGGCATGAGCGACCAGATCGAAAACCGCATCATCGAAGCCAAGAGCCGCGGCATCTACGAGTCCCCCGGCCTCGCTCTCCTCTTCATCGCCTACGAGCGCCTCATCACCGGCATCCACAACGAAGACACCATCGAGCAGTACCGCGACAACGGCCGCAAGCTCGGCCGCCTCCTCTACCAGGGCCGCTGGTTCGACCCCCAGGCCATCATGCTCCGCGAAGCCGCCCAGCGCTGGGTCGCCAAACCTGTAACCGGAGAGGTTACAATCGAACTCCGCCGCGGCAACGACTACTCCATCCTCAACACCGCCTCACCCAACCTCACCTTCCACCCCGAGCGCCTGACCATGGAAAAGGGCGAATCCACCTTCTCCCCCCGCGACCGCATCGGCCAACTCACCATGCGCAACCTCGACATCACCGACACCCGCGCCAAACTAATCACCTACGCCCAAAGCGGCCTAATTACCCTAAGCAAAGGCTCCGAAATGCCCCAACTCACAACCACCGCCGAACCCAAGAAGTAG
- the argF gene encoding ornithine carbamoyltransferase, translated as MGSKTVTMTSKSEAEDFSPTRSRATLGIQSDTAFSEASKRLSGRDLCSIADLTVEEMAALMELAHAVKANPEDFRHALDARQMVMFFEKASLRTRLTFETAINTLGGNAIFVDQTQSPLGERESLSDMAHNIERWMAIMVLRTYAHDTITEIAACSKIPVINALSDLEHPCQAIADFFTLEERFGSAEGLHFTYVGDGNNVCHSLMLTAAQLGAHCTVATPKGFAPKLEIIHKAIEIAETTGGSITLMHDPVKAVTGADAVYTDVCTSMGFEHEATKRAPIFKPYQVNEGLMAHAQADAVFMHCLPAHRNAEVTDAVLDGPQSLVFDQAENRMHAQKAILLMLLGGAKRTTNSRNRASQSRKRS; from the coding sequence ATGGGTAGCAAAACCGTCACCATGACCTCGAAGTCCGAAGCCGAAGACTTCTCCCCAACACGCTCACGCGCCACCCTCGGCATCCAATCCGACACCGCCTTCAGCGAAGCCTCCAAGCGCCTCAGCGGCCGCGACCTCTGCTCCATCGCCGACCTCACCGTCGAAGAGATGGCCGCCCTCATGGAGCTCGCCCACGCCGTCAAGGCCAACCCCGAAGACTTCCGTCACGCCCTCGACGCGCGCCAGATGGTCATGTTCTTCGAGAAGGCCTCCCTCCGCACCCGCCTCACCTTCGAGACCGCCATCAACACCCTCGGCGGCAACGCCATCTTCGTCGACCAGACCCAATCCCCCCTCGGCGAGCGTGAATCCCTCTCCGACATGGCCCACAACATCGAGCGCTGGATGGCCATCATGGTCCTCCGCACCTACGCCCACGACACCATCACCGAGATCGCCGCCTGCTCCAAGATCCCCGTCATCAACGCCCTCTCCGATCTCGAGCACCCCTGCCAGGCCATCGCCGACTTCTTCACCCTCGAAGAGCGCTTCGGCTCCGCAGAGGGCCTCCACTTCACCTACGTCGGCGACGGCAACAACGTCTGCCACTCGCTCATGCTCACCGCCGCGCAACTCGGCGCACACTGCACCGTAGCCACACCCAAAGGCTTCGCCCCAAAGCTCGAGATCATCCACAAAGCCATCGAGATCGCCGAAACCACCGGCGGCAGCATCACCCTCATGCACGACCCCGTCAAAGCCGTCACCGGAGCCGACGCCGTCTACACCGACGTCTGCACCTCCATGGGCTTCGAGCACGAGGCCACCAAGCGCGCTCCCATCTTCAAGCCCTACCAGGTCAACGAAGGCCTCATGGCCCACGCGCAAGCCGACGCCGTCTTCATGCACTGCCTCCCCGCGCACCGCAACGCCGAAGTCACCGACGCAGTCCTGGACGGCCCCCAGTCCCTAGTCTTCGACCAGGCCGAAAACCGCATGCACGCACAAAAGGCCATCCTGCTCATGCTCCTCGGCGGAGCCAAGCGAACCACCAACAGCCGCAACCGCGCATCCCAATCCCGCAAACGCTCATAA
- a CDS encoding aspartate aminotransferase family protein: MSVTPNLKSIQAAEKKLLLNTYERNPILFVSGQGVHLRDENGNDYLDLLSGIGVCGLGYAHPAVEQAIAQQSKRLIHTSNLFFHEHTAELALRLTEISGLDRVFFTNSGTEAWEAALKLARANAGRLRAEGETIGTRFLALDHSFHGRTMGSVATTAKEKYREPFMPVMPGADFVRFNDVADLRAKFSSEVCAICIEPIQGEGGIHPVTQEFFAAARELCHSTGALLLADEIQSGMGRTGKWFAYQHYGILPDVTTLAKPIANGIPMGAMLCTNAAAESITPGMHGTTFGGNPLACAVAIAVIDTIKRDNLIAHINEVGSYFHDQLTQLAKRHDCITAVRGKGLMLGIEINSADLAQRVAAQMMERRIIINRTSETVLRLLPPFLLEPQHVDTAIKAFDEVFTAALAGAAPAGGKANG; encoded by the coding sequence ATGAGCGTAACACCCAACTTGAAGTCCATTCAGGCAGCCGAAAAGAAGCTGCTCCTCAACACCTACGAACGCAACCCCATCCTCTTCGTCAGCGGACAAGGCGTACACCTCCGCGACGAAAACGGAAACGACTACCTCGATCTCCTCAGCGGCATCGGCGTCTGCGGACTCGGCTACGCTCACCCCGCAGTTGAGCAGGCCATCGCGCAACAATCGAAGCGCCTCATCCACACCTCCAACCTCTTCTTCCACGAGCACACCGCCGAACTCGCCCTCCGCCTCACCGAAATCTCCGGCCTGGACCGCGTCTTCTTCACCAATAGCGGCACCGAAGCCTGGGAGGCAGCGCTCAAGCTCGCCCGCGCCAATGCCGGTCGTCTCCGCGCTGAAGGCGAAACCATCGGCACCAGATTTCTCGCTCTCGATCACAGCTTTCACGGCCGCACCATGGGCTCCGTCGCCACCACGGCGAAAGAAAAATATCGCGAACCCTTCATGCCCGTCATGCCCGGCGCCGACTTCGTCCGTTTCAACGACGTAGCCGACCTCCGCGCGAAGTTCTCATCCGAGGTCTGCGCCATCTGCATCGAACCCATCCAGGGCGAAGGCGGCATCCACCCCGTAACCCAGGAGTTCTTCGCTGCCGCACGCGAACTCTGCCACTCCACCGGAGCGCTCCTCCTCGCCGACGAGATCCAATCCGGTATGGGCCGCACCGGCAAATGGTTTGCCTACCAGCACTACGGCATTCTTCCCGACGTCACCACCCTCGCCAAGCCCATAGCCAACGGCATCCCCATGGGCGCCATGCTCTGCACCAACGCCGCCGCCGAATCCATCACCCCCGGCATGCACGGCACCACCTTCGGCGGAAATCCACTCGCCTGCGCCGTCGCCATCGCTGTCATCGACACCATCAAGCGCGACAACCTCATCGCTCACATCAACGAAGTAGGCTCCTACTTCCACGACCAACTCACGCAACTCGCAAAACGTCACGACTGCATCACCGCAGTACGCGGCAAAGGCCTCATGCTCGGCATCGAGATCAACTCCGCCGACCTAGCCCAACGCGTGGCCGCCCAAATGATGGAGCGCCGCATCATCATCAACCGCACCAGCGAGACTGTCCTTCGCCTGCTCCCGCCATTCCTTCTCGAGCCTCAACACGTCGACACCGCCATCAAAGCCTTCGACGAGGTCTTCACCGCAGCACTCGCCGGCGCAGCACCGGCAGGAGGCAAAGCCAATGGGTAG
- the argB gene encoding acetylglutamate kinase yields the protein MRFVVKLGGASLEDKKILHACGKAIADLVADGNQVAVVHGGGVQLTRTLALMGKKSEFISGLRITDAETRDAALMVLAGRVNKSLVAAVGSHGQSAVGLSGGDGHVFRARKKKTNPDLGFVGEIAAMDPKWLEAIWTMGAVPVISSIALGFDGEYYNINADEMAAACAIGTKADTLVFLTDVPGVKGADGNVMRWLTLAQIPAMEQAQIVSGGMLPKLNACREALTHGVKRVRILPAEAASLLPDLVSTRVNDGTEVMVA from the coding sequence GTGAGATTCGTCGTTAAACTAGGCGGTGCCTCTCTTGAGGACAAGAAGATCCTCCACGCCTGCGGCAAAGCTATCGCCGACCTGGTCGCGGATGGAAATCAGGTAGCCGTCGTCCATGGTGGAGGCGTTCAGCTCACTCGCACCCTCGCCCTCATGGGCAAGAAGAGCGAGTTCATCTCAGGCCTGCGCATCACCGATGCCGAAACCCGCGATGCCGCCCTCATGGTCCTCGCTGGCCGCGTCAACAAGTCCCTCGTAGCTGCCGTTGGCTCTCACGGCCAATCCGCAGTGGGCCTCTCCGGCGGCGACGGGCACGTCTTCCGCGCCCGCAAGAAAAAAACGAACCCCGACCTCGGTTTCGTAGGCGAGATCGCCGCCATGGATCCTAAGTGGCTCGAAGCCATCTGGACCATGGGCGCAGTTCCCGTCATCTCCTCCATCGCCCTCGGCTTCGACGGCGAGTACTACAACATCAACGCCGACGAGATGGCCGCAGCCTGCGCCATCGGCACCAAAGCCGACACTCTCGTCTTCCTCACAGACGTCCCCGGAGTCAAAGGTGCCGACGGCAACGTCATGCGTTGGCTCACACTCGCTCAGATCCCCGCCATGGAGCAGGCGCAGATCGTCTCAGGCGGCATGCTTCCCAAGCTGAACGCCTGTCGCGAAGCGCTCACTCACGGCGTCAAACGCGTAAGAATTCTTCCCGCAGAAGCGGCATCACTACTACCTGACCTCGTCTCAACGCGGGTCAACGACGGAACGGAGGTCATGGTCGCATGA
- the argC gene encoding N-acetyl-gamma-glutamyl-phosphate reductase yields the protein MANTATTNVLEQPASRTTAPRTAIAGIGGYAGGELARLLLHHPRFRETAPTFLGRAGESDTTVKLHLEDIHPQLAVAGNQTHEILPFTWERIVDAGTEVLFLATPHEQSREWVPEAIERGIKVIDLSGAWRLQHSSNRVVYKLTDANTEQAALLQSEAVYGCPELHRDKIRNARLVANPGCYATSIILALAPFIQAGLVDLDHGIICDAKSGVSGAGKAPTSKTHFMYAADNLSAYAVFGHRHTGELLEQLHITSDQIQFTPHLLPIPRGILSTIYVRLKNKIESATITEVLHDFYQHSPLVRLRSTPHLPEIQHVVRTNFCDLGFALAPDGKRLILVSCLDNLLKGASGQAVQNLNLMCGWKEEEGLL from the coding sequence TTGGCTAACACCGCAACAACGAACGTACTCGAACAACCCGCCTCACGCACCACCGCACCTCGCACCGCAATCGCCGGCATCGGGGGCTACGCGGGCGGCGAACTTGCACGTCTACTCCTGCATCATCCCAGGTTCCGCGAGACAGCACCCACGTTTCTGGGCCGCGCCGGAGAATCCGACACAACGGTCAAGCTCCACCTCGAAGACATCCATCCGCAACTCGCGGTCGCAGGTAACCAGACCCACGAGATCCTCCCCTTCACCTGGGAGCGCATCGTCGACGCCGGAACCGAAGTCTTGTTCCTCGCCACTCCCCACGAGCAGTCCCGCGAGTGGGTCCCCGAAGCCATCGAGCGCGGCATCAAGGTCATCGACCTCAGTGGCGCATGGCGGCTCCAACACTCCTCCAACCGAGTCGTCTACAAACTCACCGACGCCAACACCGAACAGGCCGCTCTCCTCCAGTCCGAAGCTGTCTACGGCTGCCCCGAACTGCACCGCGACAAGATCCGCAACGCACGCCTCGTAGCCAACCCCGGATGCTACGCCACCTCAATCATCCTCGCGCTTGCACCTTTCATTCAGGCTGGCCTCGTAGACCTCGACCACGGCATTATCTGCGATGCCAAGTCTGGAGTCAGTGGCGCAGGGAAAGCGCCCACGTCCAAAACTCACTTCATGTACGCGGCCGACAATCTCTCAGCCTATGCAGTCTTCGGCCACCGGCACACCGGCGAGCTGCTCGAGCAGCTTCACATTACTTCGGATCAGATCCAGTTCACCCCGCATCTCCTCCCCATACCCCGCGGAATTCTCTCGACCATCTACGTGCGGCTGAAGAATAAAATTGAGTCAGCCACCATCACCGAAGTGCTTCATGATTTCTATCAACACAGTCCTCTGGTCCGGCTCCGTTCCACGCCCCACCTGCCGGAAATACAACACGTCGTGCGTACCAATTTCTGCGACCTCGGCTTTGCACTCGCTCCCGATGGAAAGCGTCTAATCCTGGTCTCCTGCCTCGACAATCTGTTGAAGGGTGCCTCCGGCCAGGCAGTACAAAATCTCAATCTGATGTGCGGATGGAAGGAAGAAGAGGGTTTGCTGTGA
- a CDS encoding arginine repressor yields MKQQRHAAIRELLVKTAVTSQDELRRKLAGRGFHVTQATLSRDIHELRLNKGPTGYSLPGSNGSDEDALPGIREVLESFGLEVRQAINLLVLVTTTGSAQPIAAGIDYEDWPEVVGTIAGDDTVLIICPDEKQASLLKTRIEGYLG; encoded by the coding sequence ATGAAACAACAGCGTCACGCCGCAATTCGAGAGCTCCTGGTAAAGACCGCGGTCACCAGCCAGGACGAGTTGCGCCGAAAATTAGCCGGGCGCGGATTTCATGTCACTCAGGCAACATTATCGCGCGATATTCACGAATTGCGATTAAATAAAGGACCAACCGGCTACTCTCTTCCCGGCAGCAACGGCTCCGACGAAGACGCGCTCCCGGGGATTCGCGAAGTCCTCGAAAGCTTCGGCCTCGAGGTCCGTCAGGCAATCAATCTCCTCGTCCTCGTCACGACCACCGGAAGCGCCCAACCTATCGCTGCCGGAATCGACTACGAGGACTGGCCCGAAGTCGTAGGAACCATCGCCGGCGACGACACGGTCCTCATCATCTGTCCGGATGAAAAACAAGCAAGTCTCTTGAAGACACGAATCGAAGGCTATCTTGGCTAA